One Coccinella septempunctata chromosome 1, icCocSept1.1, whole genome shotgun sequence DNA window includes the following coding sequences:
- the LOC123309656 gene encoding uncharacterized protein LOC123309656, with the protein MEFAMAKTILWFMFLVVSVEIVSAEEGCYGAVFVATSVVLTVLITLLVVGAVYFWFRKRQKSEHLILETDPEKGKAEYAFDNPGFKDATILAKSQDPTKCDPEKAGKQKWNNWAGISSITAKPEKKKTLDDSSLKEQEVKVVTLKSHDFAGLGFNICGNMKEGIYIKDILHRGPASESGKLSPGDRIKSVTINFDHIVYEDALSILSFASPYEIRLEAKGGRILFGSSSKSGNPSHPIYRSSSNVHLQEVMNMSKTRLSTENLTDPNSSNLSKSLSNTTTLERKDSKSPRPTHNQVNKLQNNIFNPEQLKNQLEQKINSAETEMRIKAEPMKMEIEVQKTENKHQKFGIKVFPTDLQRSPKSAETSQNDNNTNIEKREVHTSIDEVDAKTIYSPSTDEFLQEKEQFNRNDTAYGSGLKRDENGIPQEIPSHMLNAAVAARRNRKSQADMIFSEEDSKVLKKTKGKAPSPPTDDKSKKSNENFNLTDISSDMEVSPQCSLHNVEYNSIQAENGASNDNGMKNFEEDSEEETDKHSSVNTIELNSCDITIHQGENDEKQSRKTASTGDLTRIHKTRISSSGTLERAQSLDITDSGIPNLTKNTKGGKDRFDLDSDEDFFGQVMLNKEPRLSLILDGLNTFQRNRLKKSTEWGNLEDAILRSNREEESISPDTVHNHSPANSSFNFAEQSAEFNAVVNKINEIKKESQEIEYVKMKESNDDLHQNIIQQNDQEKLNLSEKPKNQLWPTETETSITIQPVNPIRVRQKSTDVTTPKINHTNKTNIQNEIWPKELEEIDQRPVGKNEPGITSSIYKIETYKPKYEFGTVSPRNFVSVSTESHSSGTEHEKIDIEPTRTISRTILAENSNEKPDFPLENSNNTDSIIEIVANSINIDDMIMSETPPEDISELETIEMKNRETSNNNEITTVNVNSNIESIEITPEKTKMDKVKLHKRQQIPTKDSEKLLPPEMCETDIEKEMFAEAGTEVSESLNSEFIASSSMRSNVESHSEFERNSETGELYTAMNNTDESKTLTDTAPKYTKDTESFIFNEKYSNNQEGTYDLRGDTNVSDDIKVSRHSFGSLERPKSDDAKSIESTKYSSSVINVTVNNVHAENGTPSMHSLELSVNGSSGEATNSLQSESELYTTALNQSLKTERETSKISINTPDLIKNATITEAINTLNGDMNQMVSFEESSNVDQKRAITINSTNHSETVDMGNLKSSMENLSKHSSLTYITEIQVTPTNTNPNVSEIEILTSTNKASPHSKSLEAESYVKSYEIKDMEPNKETKTTFEVKDISERSSSSFKIDPEKELHKIQEIAQEQLKKLPEMRFSTSSYENSIKNVEKRQSQVELLKSNFEKSPPKTPKTDITRSRIPISTTMKTPPTTPEHKESSANADNEKELFEIMSSSVHSTPMVNTTKYQKPAVTKNVTVTSIRTNSRIPSGLPVSGIRPPVPPKRTDQDNDSLSSTNSSISSFKQWVFNPVNSVTSIPSPGKQEK; encoded by the exons AACATCTCATCCTTGAGACGGATCCGGAAAAGGGGAAAGCAGAGTATGCCTTCGATAATCCAGGATTCAAAG ATGCAACAATTCTTGCAAAGTCACAAGACCCAACAAAATGTGATCCTGAGAAAGCAGGAAAACAAAAATGGAACAACTGGGCGGGAATATCATCTATCACGGCGAAACCGGAAAAAAAGAAGACTCTGGATGATTCCTCCCTAAAAGAACAAGAAGTGAAAGTAGTGACATTGAAGAGTCATGATTTCGCTGGGCTAGGTTTTAATATCTGCGGAAACATGAAAGAAGGAATCTACATCAAGGATATTTTGCACAGAGGACCAGCTTCTGAGTCTGGAAAATTAAGTCCAG GAGACAGAATTAAGAGCGTCACCATCAATTTCGATCATATAGTTTACGAAGATGCACTTAGTATTTTGAGCTTCGCTAGTCCCTATGAAATCAGGTTGGAGGCAAAAGGTGGTAGAATTTTATTTGGTTCATCATCGAAAAGTGGTAATCCAAGTCACCCGATTTACCGGAGTTCATCTAATGTTCATTTACAAGAG GTTATGAATATGAGCAAAACGAGATTGTCCACAGAAAATTTAACAGACCCAAATAGCTCCAATCTATCCAAATCATTGAGCAATACTACGACACTAGAAAGAAAGGATTCCAAATCACCACGACCAACTCATAATCAAGTAAACAAACTCCAAAACAACATTTTCAATCCAGAACAACTGAAGAACCAGCTTgagcaaaaaattaattctgccgAAACAGAAATGAGAATAAAAGCTGAACCGATGAAAATGGAGATTGAAGTACAGAAGACTGAAAATAAGCACCAGAAATTTGGCATCAAAGTATTTCCTACCGATCTGCAAAGAAGTCCTAAATCAGCGGAAACTTCCCAGAACGACAATAACACCAACATTGAAAAGCGAGAAGTTCACACTAGCATCGATGAAGTGGATGCCAAAACAATTTATTCACCATCTACCGATGAATTTCTGCAGGAAAAAGAGCAGTTCAATAGAAATGATACTGCATACGGATCAGGCTTGAAACGGGACGAGAATGGTATTCCTCAAGAAATTCCCAGTCATATGCTGAATGCTGCTGTTGCGGCAAGAAGAAATCGAAAGAGTCAAGCGGACATGATATTCAGTGAGGAAGATTCTAAAGTACTCAAGAAAACCAAAGGAAAAGCTCCTTCACCCCCTACTGATGACaaaagcaaaaaatcgaatgaaaattttaacctcACAGATATCTCCTCGGACATGGAAGTCAGTCCCCAGTGCTCCCTTCATAATGTTGAATACAATTCAATACAAGCAGAAAATGGAGCTTCAAACGATAACGGAATGAAGAATTTCGAAGAAGATTCAGAAGAAGAGACTGATAAGCATTCATCAGTAAACACCATAGAGCTAAACTCCTGCGATATAACAATTCATCAaggtgaaaatgatgaaaaacaaAGCAGGAAAACTGCTAGTACTGGCGATTTAACGAGAATACATAAGACCAGAATATCCAGCTCAGGAACACTTGAAAGGGCGCAAAGTTTGGATATAACGGATTCTGGTATTCCAAATTTAACCAAAAATACAAAAGGAGGGAAAGACAGATTTGACTTAGATTCGGACGAGGATTTCTTTGGGCAAGTAATGCTCAACAAAGAGCCGAGACTGTCGTTAATTCTTGATGGATTGAATACTTTTCAGAGGAACAGactgaagaaatcaaccgaaTGGGGTAACTTGGAAGATGCCATTCTCAGGTCGAACAGAGAGGAGGAAAGCATTTCTCCTGATACAGTCCACAATCATTCACCTGCAAATTCGAGTTTCAATTTTGCAGAACAAAGTGCAGAATTCAATGCTGTAGTgaataaaatcaatgaaataaaaaaggaatCACAAGAGATAGAGTACGTTAAAATGAAAGAATCTAACGATGACCTGCATCAAAACATAATTCAACAAAATGATCAAGAAAAATTGAACTTGAGTGAAAAACCCAAGAATCAACTGTGGCCTACAGAAACTGAAACATCTATAACTATACAACCAGTGAACCCAATAAGAGTGAGGCAAAAATCTACGGATGTGACAACGCCAAAAATCAATCATACGAATAAAACGAACATCCAGAACGAAATTTGGCCAAAAGAACTAGAAGAAATTGATCAAAGGCCAGTTGGGAAGAATGAACCGGGTATCACATCTTCGATATACAAAATTGAAACATATAAACCAAAGTACGAATTTGGAACCGTGAGCCCAAGAAATTTCGTATCAGTTTCAACAGAAAGTCATTCAAGCGGGACAGAAcatgaaaaaatagatattgAACCAACACGTACGATTTCCAGAACTATTCTCGCAGAAAATTCGAATGAAAAGCCAGATTTTCCACTGGAAAACTCCAACAATACTGATTCGATAATTGAAATTGTGGCGAATTCGATTAATATTGATGATATGATTATGTCGGAAACACCACCAGAAGATATTTCAGAACTTGAAACTATAGAAATGAAGAATAGGGAAACatcaaataataatgaaataacaaCGGTGAATGTGAATTCGAACATAGAATCAATAGAAATAACACCGGAGAAAACTAAAATGGATAAAGTAAAATTACATAAGAGACAGCAGATACCAACAAAGGACAGTGAAAAACTTCTTCCACCTGAAATGTGCGAGACAGATATTGAGAAAGAAATGTTCGCTGAAGCGGGTACTGAAGTTTCAGAAAGTTTGAATTCAGAATTTATCGCATCAAGCAGCATGAGGAGTAACGTAGAAAGTCATTCGGAATTTGAGAGGAACTCTGAAACAGGTGAATTATATACAGCAATGAATAATACTGACGAATCTAAAACCTTGACTGACACCGCACCAAAGTATACCAAGGACACGGAAAgtttcatcttcaatgaaaaatattcgaataatCAAGAAGGAACTTATGATCTACGCGGGGACACTAATGTCTCAGACGACATCAAGGTCAGCCGTCATTCCTTTGGTAGCTTAGAGAGACCGAAATCTGATGATGCAAAATCGATCGAATCAACCAAATATTCAAGTAGCGTAATCAACGTCACCGTCAACAATGTTCACGCAGAAAATGGAACACCAAGTATGCACAGTTTGGAATTATCCGTGAATGGTTCATCTGGAGAGGCCACGAATTCACTGCAGAGTGAAAGTGAGTTATACACTACAGCACTGAACCAGTCTTTGAAAACGGAAAGGGAAACGAGTAAAATCTCCATCAACACCCCCGACCTGATAAAAAACGCTACAATTACCGAAGCAATCAATACGCTAAATGGTGATATGAACCAGATGGTAAGCTTTGAGGAAAGCTCCAATGTTGATCAAAAACGTGCAATAACTATAAACTCAACAAATCACTCGGAAACTGTCGATATGGGAAATCTGAAATCCAGTATGGAAAATTTAAGCAAGCACTCTAGTTTGACATACATAACTGAAATTCAGGTAACACCAACAAACACAAATCCAAATGTATCGGAAATTGAAATCTTAACATCAACAAATAAAGCATCGCCGCATTCCAAAAGTTTAGAAGCTGAAAGTTACGTGAAGAGCTACGAAATCAAAGATATGGAACCCAACAAAGAAACTAAAACCACATTTGAAGTGAAAGATATTAGCGAACGCTCTTCCTCATCGTTCAAAATCGATCCTGAGAAAGAATTAcacaaaatacaagaaattgCTCAAGAACAGTTAAAAAAATTGCCAGAAATGAGATTCAGTACCTCGAGTTATGAAAACTCCATTAAGAATGTGGAAAAAAGGCAGTCACAGGTAGAACTTTTGAAATCAAATTTTGAGAAATCACCTCCGAAAACCCCTAAAACTGACATAACAAGGTCCCGTATACCAATATCGACTACAATGAAAACGCCACCAACTACACCTGAACATAAAGAAAGCAGTGCGAACGCAGACAATGAAAAGGAATTATTCGAAATAATGTCATCCTCTGTGCATTCAACACCAATGGTGAACACAACTAAATATCAAAAACCAGCAGTTACGAAAAATGTAACTGTAACATCTATACGAACCAATTCACGAATACCGTCAGGGTTACCGGTTAGTGGCATTAGGCCTCCCGTACCACCAAAAAGAACTGATCAAGATAATGATTCACTGAGCTCCACCAATAGCAGTATCAGTAGTTTTAAACAATGGGTATTCAACCCAGTAAATTCAGTAACGAGTATTCCTTCCCCTGGAAAGCAAGAGAAATAA